The genomic interval CGGTATTTACCAGACCCATATCCAGCGCCTGCCGGGCATCATACTGGCGGCACATAAACCAGATTTCCTTGGCTTTTTTGGGGCCGATCAGGCTGGCCATGTAGCTGGCGCCGAAACCACCATCAAAGGAGCCGACTTTCGGGCCAGTCTGGCCAAAACGGGCGTTTTCCGCGGCAATGGTGATATCGCAGACCAGATGCAGCACATGGCCGCCACCGATGGAATAACCCGCCACCATGGCAATCACCGGTTTTGGCAGTGAACGGATTTCTTTTTGCAGATCCAGCACGTTCAGGTGATGGGTACCGCCGTCATCCTGATAACCGGAGTTGCCACGCACCCGCTGATCCCCTCCCGAACAGAAGGCCATATCGCCCTGCCCGGTTAAAATCACCACGCCAATCTGATCGTCAAAACGGGCATCTGACAAGGCCTGGCGGATTTCCATAATGGTCTTGGGCCGAAAAGCATTACGGACTTCAGGCCGGTTAATGGTGATTTTGGCGATGCCTTCGGCCTTGTGATACAGAATATCGTCATATTGAGTGCCGACGTTCTGCCATTCGAGAGCAGGTTTGATGGAACTGTGAGCTGGGTTATTCATGGCCATTCCTAATGAGTATTCATGGAGTCAATCAGGTGAGTTAAGGTCGCGGCAAACCAGTGCGGATCTTCAAAATGAATATTGTGACCACAATGATCGGCAACCCGGTGTCGTGCCGCCCCGAGGGTCTGCCCCAGGCGGGTGTATTTGGAATCGTTTTTACCGGAGAGAAAGAAAAAGGGCAATCTCAGCTGCTGCATCGCAACGCTGAAATCCGGCTGCCGGGCCACGCTCAGGGCCAGTAACTGCCGGGCTACCATGGTGCCATCGAGTGACTGTTTAGAGCTGATCAGTCGCTCGATCTGATCGGTCCGCAAGCTGGCAAACACATTCTGGGCATACCAGTCAGACAGCACCTGTGGCATAGGCTCAGCGGCAAAGCGTCGCGCCCAGGCCTGATCAAGAAGCCAGCGCTGATGACGTTCTGCGAGGCTTTGGGTACCAAAGTTACCGCTTTCCAGGATCAGCCCCTGTAGCCGCTGCGGAGAGAACTGCATCAAATACTGACACACACTCATGGCCAACCGGGCGCCCAGCGAATAGCCCAGCAGCACAAACCGCTCCGGTAAGCGGTCAACGTGCTGGTGGAACCAATGCAACACGATTTCATGAAAGCTGTCCGTCAGCGGGTCAGCGGCAATCCGGGGCAATTCCAGGCAATGGCACTGAATCGTTGCCGGCAGCATTGAGCACAGCTCGGAAAAGTCATTGGCCCGGCCCAGAAAACCCGGAATCATCACCAACTGCACGGGTTTCACAGGCAGGCACTGATGGCCGGCAACTGCCGGATCTGTTCGATAAATCCCTTGAGCCGGGTCGTGCCTTCATGAATCCGGCATTCGATCAGGCGGGAACGTTTTGGGTTGCCGGAGACTGTCAGTAGTTTTTGCAGCCCAGGCAAATCCGCAACTAACTCATAATCCAGCTCAAATTGCGCGGCTGCGTGCTGAAACGCAAGCCCATGCGGCATCAGAAACATCTGTTCATACGCCGTCTGCTGACTGGCCGGCAGCAGGTCAAAAATACCGCCGCCGTTATTGTTCAGCACCACGATGGTGATCGCCGCAGGCATTTTAGCCAGCAGCGCCAGACTGTTGAGATCATGCAACAACGCCGTATCCCCCACCAGCAGATAACTGTGCTGGTAGGCACTGGTCAGAGCCGCCGCCGTGGCCACCAGACCATCAATACCGCTGGCACCTCGACTGCTGTACACATGAATATCCCGCTCGGCAAAACGCCCATAACTGTCGAGCATGCGAATACTCAGACTGTTGCCGGCCATAATCGCACTGCCGGCCGGCATGTGGCACATCAGCAATCTGGCCACTGCCGCTTCATGCCAGCTACCGTCGACCAGATCCGGCAAGGCTTCGGCCAGTTGTTGGTGCTGCCGGATCAACAGCTGCAAATTGGGATGAACCGATGGCGACGGAAGCCATTCAGCCACTCGCTCAAACGAAATTGTCTGCTGCCGGGCACGTCGGGTCGGGTCCAGCGGCTGATCATATTCTGACAACAGCAGATACTGTGCCTCAGGGGCGCGCAGATACTGTTCCAGAAACTGACCAACACGCTTGCTGACGATACGACCACCAAACTGAATCACCAGATCGGGCTGTAATTGCGCCACAAATGCCGGATGGGCCAACAACAGATCTCCGTAATGCAGCAGGTGTACTTCATCGCAACCACGAAACTGGCTGGCGATATCCGCAATAACCGGACATCGCAATCGGCTGATCCAGGGCAACAGCTGCCGATGTTGCAGGGGCGTGAGCTGCCCCAGCAGAATCAGCGTCGAACGGCTTGAACGAATGATGTCCAATAATGTCTCATCGATGCTCTGTGCCGGAGTTGCACAGGTGACCGGGTTCAACCGGAGCCAATCCAACGGCAGCGGTGGAACCTGTTCATAGAGCGGTTCGTCAAACTGACAGTTCAGCTGGATCGGTCCGGGCAGGGATAACTGTGCATATTGCTGCAAAAAACCGCTGATCTGTTGATGCAGCGCCTGACTGTCAGCCGGACAGCTGAGATTGACACTCAACCGGGCATTGGCACCAAACATATGTTTTTGCCGAATGGCCTGGTTGGCACCGCATTCAAGCAGCCGGTCAGGACGATCAGCGGAGAGAATAAACAGCGGCACCAGGGTTTCGAATGCCTCAACCACCGCCGGGTGCAGATTGGCAACGGCGGTGCCCGAGGTGGTTACGATACAGACCGGCTGTTGTTGTACCCGGGCCAGGCCCAATGCCAGAAATCCCAACCCCCGCTCATCAAAGTGAGTATGCAGGTTCAGGCCATCAAGTTCCCTGCTCAGCCGGAACAGTGCCAATGAAAAGGCGGCATTGCGGCTACCCGGTGCGACGCAAAAATGTCGCACTCCGAGGTGATACATCAGATGAATCAGGGATTCCGCCCATTGGGAGTTGTGTAGTGTGTGTTGGTACGGCATGTCACTCGTTACTTAACGATTATCGGTCCGGCCACAGACGCAGCGTTCAACAGTCTCTATGTCTGTCGGTAGCCTGCCTGAAACCGGGACGGGGTCAATTGAGGGCGGCGAGCAGAGACTCGATCTTGGCTTCCAGCTCCAGCCATTCGGCATCAGCGTCTGACCCGTCAACGATACCGACGCCAGAATAAAGCCATAAATGATTTCTGTCACTGAGCGCCGAACGGATCGCCACCGCAAACTCCGTCTGGGTTGCTCCGATCAGCCCCACGCAGCCGCTGTACCAGCCCCGTTGCGTCAGTTCGCAGGAGGAGATAAACGCCTGAGCCTGAGCCCGGGGATGACCACATACCGCCGGCGTCGGGTGGAGCTGGCGGTACAGTTGGTCGGTAGAAATATCGGTTTTCAACACCGCATTGAGGGATTGATAACGATGCTGGATCCGGTCCAGTTTATAAACACCGGGCTTCTGACTGTGATCAATGGACTCGGCCAAAGGCAGCAGGCTTTCGCAGATCACATCGGCCACCACGGCATGTTCACGGGTCAGTTTGTCATCGGTTTTCAACTGCTGTTCGAGGGAAAAATCCTCAGCGTGATTGATGCCCCGCCGCACAGTACCAGCCATGGCTTCGGTGCACAGCCGCTGGCCATGACGTTTGAACAAGCGCTCGGGAGAGCATCCCCAGAACACTTTGCCACGGTTTTCGATGGCAAATGCAAAACTGCTGGGTAACTGCTGGCGCCAGCGTTTCAGGGTCTGAAAAATATTCGGCGGCGAGCTGAACTGCAATGCCACCTCCCGTGCCAGCACCACTTTATGAAACTCTCCGGCACCGATCTTCTGTAATGCTTCACCTACCTGCTGATACCATTGCTGGCGATCCACACTTTGGTGGCGACGGGTAATGGTGGCGGCCCGGGTGACCTTGATTTTGGCTTTGGCAATACTGCGACTCAGCAGGGTAATGGCCTGTAACTGCTCTTCCCAGTGCTCAGCATCGCGGGCAAACAGGTTCAATGCCAGTTGAAAACTATCGTGATCTTCCCGAATTTCGAGCAGGGGCAGCAAAAACCGCATGGCGGGAAAATCCTGCCACTGCCCGGTACCGCTCTCGCCATTATAGGAACAGCCGCCAATCCATACCGCATCCGTGCCGGCGACGATCATTTCCGCTCGCGACAATAATGAAGGCCCATGATGCAAAGCATCGATTTTCAACTCCAGCGCCTGACCAAATCCAGCAACTGCGGCTGTCTGGTTACGATGGGCAAAGTACCCCCGTTCAGCGATGGCGACACTGGACAGCAGCTCCAGCAGATCGATTGCAGGAATGTCACAACTGACTCGTTGCAGACGATTGGCCGTGAAAGGACGGGAGGAAAGTTCGGCACACAATCGCTCGATGCTGTGTGCCAATGATTGTGCCGAGGGCAACGTTAAAAAAGAAAGCGCCTGTATGGTCATAAAACCCAACTACTGAAAAAACAAATCGACAGACCCACCCGGATACAACGTCACTCCGGGATGCCATGCAGTTGATCTACTACTGCCCCGACGGGATTATTCCGTCAAAGTCTGCGTACAACTATAGTGTAGCAGCTTAACCATTATCATCGCTGATATTCATCAAGCTTCTATTCAGACGGCTTCAAAACACTCCTATATAGAAAAGTCTCCTTTATGGTATCGATTCGCAGGGGAATTCTCATGTAATCACCGGATTGCCACAGCGACAGCTGATCCACAAAGTTTTCGCTGTCGATCCAGCCATCCTGTCCACCCTGGAGCACGAAGTAGTTGGCATCCGGGTCACTTAAATCACTGATATGTCGGGCGCAGGAACCGAAGGTGATGGTGTGAGGTCCATAAACCAGAGGATGTCCGGTTTTGTGGACCGTGTTAGCGCCACCACCGGCCGGAAGATCAGCAAAACGATAGCGCTGCCCCACAAATGGCAGATGATGGAACATGTGCTCGATTCGTAAACGATGCACATTACCCCACTTGCGATAGCGCGCTATCTTCTTCGCCACGACCTTGAGAGCGCGATGAATAACACCC from Gynuella sunshinyii YC6258 carries:
- the menB gene encoding 1,4-dihydroxy-2-naphthoyl-CoA synthase; translated protein: MNNPAHSSIKPALEWQNVGTQYDDILYHKAEGIAKITINRPEVRNAFRPKTIMEIRQALSDARFDDQIGVVILTGQGDMAFCSGGDQRVRGNSGYQDDGGTHHLNVLDLQKEIRSLPKPVIAMVAGYSIGGGHVLHLVCDITIAAENARFGQTGPKVGSFDGGFGASYMASLIGPKKAKEIWFMCRQYDARQALDMGLVNTVVPLEQLEIETVSWAKEMLQHSPISLRVLKSAFNAGLDGQAGIQELAGNATMLFYMTEEGQEGKNAYLEKRKPDFSKFKRQP
- a CDS encoding alpha/beta fold hydrolase, with translation MIPGFLGRANDFSELCSMLPATIQCHCLELPRIAADPLTDSFHEIVLHWFHQHVDRLPERFVLLGYSLGARLAMSVCQYLMQFSPQRLQGLILESGNFGTQSLAERHQRWLLDQAWARRFAAEPMPQVLSDWYAQNVFASLRTDQIERLISSKQSLDGTMVARQLLALSVARQPDFSVAMQQLRLPFFFLSGKNDSKYTRLGQTLGAARHRVADHCGHNIHFEDPHWFAATLTHLIDSMNTH
- the menD gene encoding 2-succinyl-5-enolpyruvyl-6-hydroxy-3-cyclohexene-1-carboxylic-acid synthase; the encoded protein is MPYQHTLHNSQWAESLIHLMYHLGVRHFCVAPGSRNAAFSLALFRLSRELDGLNLHTHFDERGLGFLALGLARVQQQPVCIVTTSGTAVANLHPAVVEAFETLVPLFILSADRPDRLLECGANQAIRQKHMFGANARLSVNLSCPADSQALHQQISGFLQQYAQLSLPGPIQLNCQFDEPLYEQVPPLPLDWLRLNPVTCATPAQSIDETLLDIIRSSRSTLILLGQLTPLQHRQLLPWISRLRCPVIADIASQFRGCDEVHLLHYGDLLLAHPAFVAQLQPDLVIQFGGRIVSKRVGQFLEQYLRAPEAQYLLLSEYDQPLDPTRRARQQTISFERVAEWLPSPSVHPNLQLLIRQHQQLAEALPDLVDGSWHEAAVARLLMCHMPAGSAIMAGNSLSIRMLDSYGRFAERDIHVYSSRGASGIDGLVATAAALTSAYQHSYLLVGDTALLHDLNSLALLAKMPAAITIVVLNNNGGGIFDLLPASQQTAYEQMFLMPHGLAFQHAAAQFELDYELVADLPGLQKLLTVSGNPKRSRLIECRIHEGTTRLKGFIEQIRQLPAISACL
- a CDS encoding isochorismate synthase; translated protein: MTIQALSFLTLPSAQSLAHSIERLCAELSSRPFTANRLQRVSCDIPAIDLLELLSSVAIAERGYFAHRNQTAAVAGFGQALELKIDALHHGPSLLSRAEMIVAGTDAVWIGGCSYNGESGTGQWQDFPAMRFLLPLLEIREDHDSFQLALNLFARDAEHWEEQLQAITLLSRSIAKAKIKVTRAATITRRHQSVDRQQWYQQVGEALQKIGAGEFHKVVLAREVALQFSSPPNIFQTLKRWRQQLPSSFAFAIENRGKVFWGCSPERLFKRHGQRLCTEAMAGTVRRGINHAEDFSLEQQLKTDDKLTREHAVVADVICESLLPLAESIDHSQKPGVYKLDRIQHRYQSLNAVLKTDISTDQLYRQLHPTPAVCGHPRAQAQAFISSCELTQRGWYSGCVGLIGATQTEFAVAIRSALSDRNHLWLYSGVGIVDGSDADAEWLELEAKIESLLAALN